One region of Quercus lobata isolate SW786 chromosome 2, ValleyOak3.0 Primary Assembly, whole genome shotgun sequence genomic DNA includes:
- the LOC115975928 gene encoding uncharacterized protein LOC115975928, with protein MGLLSNKIEREILKPGDHIYSWRHAYIYAHHGIYVGEGNVIHFTRGGGQEIGIGNFLDRIIVSSSPSRPSDNPCPRCGDQSRLDGVISSCMDCFLSGGELYIFEYSVSPALFIAKARGGTCTLASSDSPEEVIHRASYLLQNGFGCYDIFRNNCEDFAIYCKTGLLVYTAISVGRSGQAASILAAASAILSSPLRFLTTSFGGLAAVGYGMYCFSRLVSDMGVQRDVKKVPVEMLVCRAVSDESEAVTEMAKAD; from the exons ATGGGATTGCTTTCGAATAAGATCGAGAGGGAGATTCTTAAACCTGGGGATCATATCTACTCTTGGAGACACGCCTATATCTATGCCCACCACG GGATATATGTTGGTGAGGGAAATGTTATCCATTTTACTCGGGGAGGAGGCCAGGAAATTGGAATAGGAAATTTTTTAGACCGCATCATTGTGAGCTCATCACCTTCTCGTCCGTCAGATAATCCATGCCCAAGATGTGGTGATCAATCAAGGCTTGATGGAGTCATCTCTTCCTGTATGGATTGTTTTCTTTCCGGAGGAGAACTCTACATCTTTGAGTATAGTGTCTCCCCAGCTCTCTTTATTGCCAAAGCTCGTGGAGGTACCTGCACTCTTGCTTCTTCTGACTCACCTGAAGAAGTTATTCACCGTGCTTCTTATCTCCTCCAGAATGGTTTTGGTTGCTATGATATTTTCAGGAACAACTGTGAAGACTTTGCAATATACTGCAAAACAGGCCTGCTTGTGTATACTGCCATTAGTGTGGGCCGGAGTGGGCAGGCAGCATCCATTCTTGCTGCTGCTAGTGCTATCCTTTCTTCGCCACTTCGATTTCTGACTACCAGTTTTGGTGGTCTGGCAGCTGTAGGTTATGGCATGTATTGTTTCAGCCGTTTGGTTTCTGATATGGGAGTACAGCGTGATGTCAAAAAAGTTCCAGTGGAGATGCTTGTTTGCCGCGCTGTCTCAGATGAGTCAGAGGCTGTAACTGAGATGGCCAAGGCAGACTAG
- the LOC115975929 gene encoding uncharacterized protein LOC115975929, with protein MRRRVGGTMRNKEESAMTRAVNAVFDFVRFAEFEILFFLFFFIAFLLFKDLTSRPEYNQILVKKPEGGGFWPN; from the exons ATGAGGAGGCGAGTAGGTGGGACGATGAGGAACAAGGAGGAGTCAGCAATGACTCGTGCGGTGAATGCTGTTTTCGATTTTGTCAGATTCGCTGAGTTTGAgatcctcttctttcttttcttcttcatcgcTTTTCTCCTCTTCAAAGATCTt ACATCAAGACCAGAATACAATCAGATTCTTGTAAAGAAGCCTGAGGGAGGTGGTTTCTGGCCAAACTAG